The Labrus mixtus chromosome 14, fLabMix1.1, whole genome shotgun sequence nucleotide sequence gAACCACAAGACTTTAAGTATCCATTGCAGTATATCAAACAAATAAGTTATACCAAGCTGCTACGTTATTTTCAACTGAATTCCATCGTCCTTGGAGAGAGTTACCAcactgtattcttttttttttttttttcaaataagagAATGTCAATATGAACTGAGATCGAAATGTAagttcacaaaaacaaagacgagAACACATGtagaacaaaaatgttttttttttattatttaaaacaaatcagcTTTATTTGAATAGGACCACAGGAAACAAGTGAAATAATCATTTCCTGTGATCCTATGGTTTTTTTCCTCTAGGTATTAATGCAATACCAAATGACAGCTGACATGTGGGAGGAGAAGATTACAGCTTGGTATGCAGAGCACAGAGGCATTGCCAGGTAAGACTAACCTATGGGAACCTTCTGAAATCCAACATGTAAAGAAAGATTAACACCTGCACAGAAGGTGTAATCCTAGATTCAATAGTTCTGGAGCAATTCTTGTATCCTAGTTTGATACATCTTCTCTTCCTGATTTTCCACCATCTACACAGGGATGAGGCTGAGATGGAATATCTCAAAATCGCTCAGGACCTTGAGATGTACGGGGTCAGCTACTTTGCCATCACTGTGAGTGTAAATGACTTACTCATCGCTCTGTCAAATCGAGGTCAGTTATGTCATGCAACCTCACACATTGCTGTCATGCtggtttacatttttctgttttacacCTCACATTAACAGCAAAATAAGAGGGACACAGACCTGTTGCTTGGAGTAGATGCCCAGGGCCTTCACATCTACAGTCCCAACAGTAAACTCAACCCTAACAAGTCCTTCCCTTGGAGCGGCATCCGCAACATCTCTTACAGCGAAAAAGAGGTAAAAACATTTAGGCACAATATTCTgaatttcctgttttgttttcaattgatttgtaaatttttttaaattatcttcCTGTTCTCATCACTGTCCTGCTGATGGAGTTGAGGCTTTTTTAGCGGTTATGACAACACATGTAGCCGTACTGTTGTTAAGGCATCatggttgttttgttgtgaaaaaatgtgcataataaaataagcCTTGTAACTTTCTTGTGTCTCAGTTCACAATCAAACCCCTCGACAAGAAGAAAGATGTTTTCAAGTTCTACTCTTCTCAACTGCGTGTCAACAAACTGGTCAGTTTACCTCTTTGTCCGAGTTAATGTTCAACTATGGCACAGTTAAAGGAAAGTCACGGGAAATAAGATGTTGCTGGTTTGCCTGTATCTTCAGATCCTGCAGTTGTGCATCGGTAATCATGATCTGttcatgaggaggaggaaggttgACTCAATCGAAGTGCAGCAGATGAAGGCTCAAGCCAAAGAGGAGAAGGCTCGGAAGAAGGTTAGCCCTCTCTTAGCTGCACCTGAGTAATGAAACAAGACAGGATGGACAGTCTGCTTAAAAAACGGCTATCACAATTATTTGAACGGGGttgattttcttcatttcagATGGAACGGCAGATCCTGGCACGGGAAAAACAGATGAGGGAGGAAGCAGAACGAGCAAAAGAAGAGATGGAACGACGACTCTTCCAGCTGCAAGACGAGGCACGACTGGCCAATGAAGCACTGGTGAGAGCTCCAGACAAACTGCATTACAAGCTCCTGTACGGGGGACAAACTTAAGACTCCACTTGTTAATGAAACCACTGAAATTGAAGCAGATATGTcatatgaaaacaataaaatagaCTCTTTCACAAAGTATCTGTTCACAGTTTGtacgatgtttttttttatttatttcaaactaaaaaacattttttatctaGCTGCGATCCGAGGAGACAGCGGACCTCCTGGCAGAGAAGGCTCAGATCGCAGAGGAGGAGGCCAAGCTGTTGGCCCACAAAGCTGCAGAAGCTGAGCAGGAGAGGCAGAGGTTAGAGGTCACCGCCATGAAAAccaaggaggagaagaggctgatggagCAGAAGATGAGGGAGGCAGAGCAGCTGGCTGTCAAGCTGGTTGAGCAGTCCGAGAGGAGGTTCGACATCATCTCGACGAGTGTTGCATTTGTCATAGTTTTATATATGTAACATTTACCTTGACAAACTGTATATGGTAAAATAATGGCTTTAAGTTAAAAGGCTTGCTTCACAGGGAATGGCTGAATAGCTGTAGTTTTAATCTTCTAATCTAATGGACTCATAATGATGCCAATCACTGGTTACCAATTTGACTGACTTTAtgcagaatgaatgaaaaacacaaattagtCTGCTGACGTACTCAAGAGTATGCACGGCATATTAATTCAGCAATACTCTTAATGATTTCCAGCAGTCAAACCAAACCTCTGGTTTCAGGTTAAAGGAGGCAGATCACCTGAAACAGGACCTGACTGAGGCAAAGGATGCTGAGCGGAGAGCCAAGCAGAAACTGCTGGAGATCACCAAAACAACATACCCTGTACGGTGACTATCACACATCTACCGTAGTGCACTCTGTACTTCCTTCATAGTTTATTCTTTGGTGGTGAATGAGGCCTCTTTTTGATATTTAAGTTATTATTAAATATccccaaaatatatatatagagctTATTGCAGTGcatacatttcatttaatgCGGTTGATAACTGACTGTacttcaaaatgtttacagatTAGATTCATGCACAATACGAGTCATCTTTCTTGGGTTTTAAGAGAATTTTGGAGTCATTTTTAGAAAGATATATGTATTGTTAAATCCAAA carries:
- the nf2b gene encoding NF2, moesin-ezrin-radixin like (MERLIN) tumor suppressor b, with amino-acid sequence MSILGLKKKQPKTFKVKVITMDAEMEFSCEVKWKGKDLFDLVCRTVGLRETWFFGLRYTVKDTYAWLKPEKRVLDQEVPKDSPITFHFLAKFFPEKVEEELVQEITQHLFFLQVKKQILDEEIFCSPEASVLLASYAVQAKYGDYDPNFHKPGFLAQDELLPKRVLMQYQMTADMWEEKITAWYAEHRGIARDEAEMEYLKIAQDLEMYGVSYFAITQNKRDTDLLLGVDAQGLHIYSPNSKLNPNKSFPWSGIRNISYSEKEFTIKPLDKKKDVFKFYSSQLRVNKLILQLCIGNHDLFMRRRKVDSIEVQQMKAQAKEEKARKKMERQILAREKQMREEAERAKEEMERRLFQLQDEARLANEALLRSEETADLLAEKAQIAEEEAKLLAHKAAEAEQERQRLEVTAMKTKEEKRLMEQKMREAEQLAVKLVEQSERRLKEADHLKQDLTEAKDAERRAKQKLLEITKTTYPLIAAYSTPPAPPAAPEAVDCAYESASSRLDFKDSDMKRLSMEIERERLEYMEKSKHLQDQLKELKTEIESLKLEEQQQQQAGLYNHRSEARGYVQEPPVYLPHSNRNSAYMSQMAYFEEV